The genomic interval TCGACCAACGCCATGGGGTCCAACGTGACCGCGGCTTGGAAAGCACATAAGAAAGGAGCGGCTTTTGCCAATCCATGCTACACACAAATTCACCCGACCTGTATTCCGGTTTCTGGAGACAATCAGTCGAAGTTGACCTTGATGTCGGAGTCCCTACGGAACGATGGTCGAATTTGGGTACCGGCAGATGCCGACGATGCTAAAGCCGTGCGAGAAGGCTCGCTTAAGCCAACTGATATTCCAGAAGATCGAAGAGATTACTACTTGGAGCGTCGTTACCCGAGCTTTGGTAACCTAGTGCCTCGAGATGTAGCCTCGCGAGCAGCCAAGGAGCGCTGTGATGCTGGTTACGGAGTAAATCAAACAGGCGAAGCGGTATTCTTGGACTTTAGTGATGCCATCATGCGTTACGGAAGCACGGAGGCCCATGTTCGCGGTATGCACAACCCATCCGATGATGAGGTGCGCAAACTCGGAAAAGAAATCGTTGCGGCGAAGTACGGTAACCTCTTCCAGATGTATGAGAAGATTACCGATGATAACCCGTACGAAACACCGATGAAAATCTATCCAGCGGTTCACTATACCATGGGAGGTGTATGGTGTGACTACAACCTGATGACTACGGTTCCAGGATTGTACGCCACTGGAGAAGCCAACTTCTCCGATCACGGAGCCAACCGCCTCGGAGCCTCTGCCTTGATGCAAGGACTGGCGGATGGATACTTCGTACTTCCCTACACCATCGGTGAGTTTCTCGCTGATGATATCCGTACGGGACCGATCTCCACGGATAGCCCAGAATTCGACGAAGCCGAGAAAAACGTTCAAGGACAAATCGACCGCTTGGTCAACAATAACGGAACCAAGACGGTTGATCATTTCCACAAGCGCCTCGGAAAAATTATGTGGAACGAGTGTGGAATGGCGCGGAACAAAGAAGGCTTAGAACAAGCCATCAAAGACATCCAAGCTTTGCGCGATGAGTTCTACGCTGAGGTGCGCATTCCTGGTTCAGCCGAAGGCTTGAATCCTGAATTGGAAAAGGCCCTTCGCGTTGCTGATTTCTTGGAATTGGGTGAATTGATGTGTCACGATGCCCTAGACCGCGAAGAGTCTGCAGGAGGTCACTTCCGCGAGGAGTACCAAACGGAAGAAGGAGAGGCCTTGCGTCGCGACGATGAGTTCGCTTATGTCTCTGCTTGGGAGTATTCAGGAAATCCAAGTGAGCCGAACCTGCACAAAGAAGAGCTCGTGTTCGAGAATGTTGAGTTGAAGACACGTAGCTACAAATAAGAATTGGAAAAACACCAGATATGAATCTTACACTTCAAGTATGGCGTCAGAACGGTCCTAACGATAAGGGCCGAATGGAGGAGCACAAACTGAGCGGAATTTCTCCAGATCAGTCTTTCCTCGAAATGATGGACGTATTGAACGAGCAGCTCGTAGAGAGCGGAAAAGAGCCTGTGGCTTTTGATCACGATTGTCGTGAGGGAATCTGCGGTGCCTGTTCCATGTTCATCAATGGAGAAGCGCACGGACCTGGTCGTGGAATCACCACCTGCCAGTTGCACATGCGCTCTTTCAACGATGGTGATACCATCTATATTGAGCCATGGCGTTCAGCTGCGTTCCCAGTGATTAAGGACTTGATGACCGACCGCTCTTCGTTTGATCGAATCATCCAAGCGGGTGGTTTTGTCAGTGTGAACACCAGTGGAAATACCTTGGACGCGAATGCTATTCCAATTCCAAAAGAAGACGCAGATAAGGCCTTTGATGCAGCTACTTGTATTGGTTGTGGAGCCTGCGTAGCGACCTGTAAGAATGGGTCGGCGATGCTGTTCACCAGTGCGAAAGTCTCTCAGTTGTCGCTTTTGCCACAAGGTAAAGTGGAGGCATCGGACCGCGTCTTGAACATGGTGAAGCAAATGGACTTGGAAGGCTTCGGAAACTGTACCAATACGGGTGCTTGCGAAGTAGAATGTCCAAAAGGTATCAGCCTCGAAAACATAGCTCGCATGAATCGCGAGTACCTAGTGGCCGCCGTTACGGATTAAACGACCACGAATCGAGGTCTACATTACCTCCCGTTAGAATAAGCCCGACGCGTTTCCCACGAAATGTGTCGGGTTCTTTTTTGACCACCGCCAGCGGAACGGCGCAACTCGGCTCAATAATGATCTTCATCCGTTCCCAGATCAGGCGCATGGCCTCGAGGATCTCCACGTCGGTCACCAACACGATGCGCTCTAGCAAGGGGTGAAGCACGGCAAAGGTGTGCTCGCCCAAGGATGTGCGCAGGCCATCGGCAATAGTATGAGCCTCGTCCAACGGAATGATCTCCCCGGCCTTTAAGCTTCGGTAAGCATCATCGGCCCCAATAGGTTCCCCTCCGAGGACGCTGGTGTCCGGAGACCAGTAGTGGGCGCTCAGGCAAGTTCCAGCGGCCAGGCCTCCGCCGCCTACCGGGGGGATGATGTAATCCAAGTCGGACACCTCTTCAATGAGCTCCTTGGCGCAAGTCGCTTGTCCGGTGATGGTTCGAGGATCATCAAAAGGGTGTAGGAAGTAGGCTCCGGTTCGCTTTTGAACCTCGGCCAAATAGGACTCTCGGGCCTGAAGGGTAGGGGGGCATTCAATGACCTCTGCACCGTATCCCTTCACCGCTCTTTTCTTGACCTCTGGGGCATTGGAGGGCATCACGATATAGGCAGGAACGCCGTATTGTTGTGCGGCCCACGCGACGGCCTGGCCGTGATTTCCGGAGCTGTGGGTACAAAGCCCCGCGGCTCGTTCTTCATCACTCAGGCTATCCGTAAAGTAGGTGGCTCCTCGGGCCTTGAAAGCCCCGATTTTTTGGAAATTCTCGCACTTGAAGAAGAGTTCAGCTTCGGTCATCTGATTGAGTGCTGAAGAAGTCAACACCGGTGTGCAGTGAATTTTAGGGCCGATGGCCTCGTGGGCTTTTTCGATATCAGAGGCGGAAATGGTCGGGGTGTATTCCATGAGGACCAAGCTAAGAACTATGGAGGAAAAACTATCTTAAGGGCATGAATGATTTTCCAGATTTGCGTTCGAAACTACCCAACGTAGGAACGACCATTTTTGCCACAATGTCGGCCATGGCAGCGGAATACAACGCCATCAACCTTTCGCAGGGATATCCGGATTTTCCGGTGGACCAAGGTCTCCTAGATGCTGTAGCCCAAGCGCTACACGACGGAGAGAATCAGTATGCTCCAATGCCCGGCTTGCCAGCGTTGCGAGAGGCCCTCAGTGCCAAGTACAAACACGACTACGGAATTGAGGTGGATCCCGATGGTGAAATCACGATTACTGCAGGGGCGACGCAGGCTATTTTCAATGCGATTACGGCCTTTGTCCGGGAAGGGGAAGAGGTCATACTTTTTACACCCGCTTATGATTGCTACGCTCCGACGGTCGAGCTGGCCGGAGGGGTGCCCAAGTACATTGCCCTTAAGGCCCCGGAGTTTGCCATTGATTGGGACGAGGTTCGCGCTCAGGTGTCCCACAAGACCCGAATGATTGTCATCAACAATCCGCATAACCCAACGGGAACGACCTGGAGCGAAGCGGATATGGGAGAGCTGAAAAAATTGGTGGAGCGCTACAACTTGATCGTATTGAGTGATGAGGTATACGAGCACATTGTTTTCGACGGCGAGCCGCATCGGTCCGTATTGGCTGACCCGGAGTTACGGGCACGATCGATAGCGGTGTTCAGCTTCGGGAAAACCTTTCACGCAACGGGGTGGAAGGTGGGCTATTCCATCGCGCCGCAGGCGCTGAATAAGGAAATCAGAAAAGTGCATCAGTATGTGACGTTTACGGTGCATCGGCCAACGCAGGTAGGGCTGGCGCATTGGCTTCAAGATCCGACTCATTGGACCGGAATTTCCGCGTACTATGAGGCTAAGAGAGATCTGTTTTTAAAGGAATTGGAGTCGAGTAAATTCAGCTTTTTACCGAGTTCGGGAAGCTATTATCAGGCCGTGGATTATTCGGCGATTAGCGATCTGGATGATGTGACGTTTTGTGAGTGGCTGACCAAAGAGGTGGGTGTTGCGGCCATTCCGGTAAGCGTGTTTTATCACACACAACCAGCAGGGCAACAAGTGGTGCGTTTGTGTTTTGCCAAGAAGGACGAAACCCTGATGGAAGCCTTGAATAAATTAAAAGCCTTGTGATGGGAGATTTGAATATTTCACTGATTCAATCAGCGCTCATATGGGAAGACCCTGAAGCCAATAGAACGGCACTCGGGGCCAAGCTGGAGGCTTTGCCACTGGAGACGGATGTGGTAGTGTTGCCCGAAATGTTTACAACGGGCTTCAGTATGACGGCAGGCCCGCTCGCAGAGGATGTGGACGGCCCGACTTTTAAATGGATGGCCAGCCACGCAGCACGGCTCGATGCTGCGGTGA from Cryomorphaceae bacterium carries:
- a CDS encoding fumarate reductase/succinate dehydrogenase flavoprotein subunit; the encoded protein is MKLDAKIPEGPLADKWTIHKNNIRLVNPANKRLIDVIVIGTGLAGGSAAASLAEMGYNVKAFCFQDSPRRAHSIAAQGGINAAKNYQNDGDSVYRLFYDTIKGGDYRSREANVYRLAEVSANIIDQCVAQGVPFAREYGGLLDNRSFGGVQVSRTFYAKGQTGQQLLLGAYSAMSRQIAKGKVAMYSRHEMLDVVIVDGKARGIIARDLVSGEIERHSAHAVVLASGGYGNVFFLSTNAMGSNVTAAWKAHKKGAAFANPCYTQIHPTCIPVSGDNQSKLTLMSESLRNDGRIWVPADADDAKAVREGSLKPTDIPEDRRDYYLERRYPSFGNLVPRDVASRAAKERCDAGYGVNQTGEAVFLDFSDAIMRYGSTEAHVRGMHNPSDDEVRKLGKEIVAAKYGNLFQMYEKITDDNPYETPMKIYPAVHYTMGGVWCDYNLMTTVPGLYATGEANFSDHGANRLGASALMQGLADGYFVLPYTIGEFLADDIRTGPISTDSPEFDEAEKNVQGQIDRLVNNNGTKTVDHFHKRLGKIMWNECGMARNKEGLEQAIKDIQALRDEFYAEVRIPGSAEGLNPELEKALRVADFLELGELMCHDALDREESAGGHFREEYQTEEGEALRRDDEFAYVSAWEYSGNPSEPNLHKEELVFENVELKTRSYK
- a CDS encoding threonine/serine dehydratase, which codes for MEYTPTISASDIEKAHEAIGPKIHCTPVLTSSALNQMTEAELFFKCENFQKIGAFKARGATYFTDSLSDEERAAGLCTHSSGNHGQAVAWAAQQYGVPAYIVMPSNAPEVKKRAVKGYGAEVIECPPTLQARESYLAEVQKRTGAYFLHPFDDPRTITGQATCAKELIEEVSDLDYIIPPVGGGGLAAGTCLSAHYWSPDTSVLGGEPIGADDAYRSLKAGEIIPLDEAHTIADGLRTSLGEHTFAVLHPLLERIVLVTDVEILEAMRLIWERMKIIIEPSCAVPLAVVKKEPDTFRGKRVGLILTGGNVDLDSWSFNP
- a CDS encoding aminotransferase class I/II-fold pyridoxal phosphate-dependent enzyme, producing the protein MNDFPDLRSKLPNVGTTIFATMSAMAAEYNAINLSQGYPDFPVDQGLLDAVAQALHDGENQYAPMPGLPALREALSAKYKHDYGIEVDPDGEITITAGATQAIFNAITAFVREGEEVILFTPAYDCYAPTVELAGGVPKYIALKAPEFAIDWDEVRAQVSHKTRMIVINNPHNPTGTTWSEADMGELKKLVERYNLIVLSDEVYEHIVFDGEPHRSVLADPELRARSIAVFSFGKTFHATGWKVGYSIAPQALNKEIRKVHQYVTFTVHRPTQVGLAHWLQDPTHWTGISAYYEAKRDLFLKELESSKFSFLPSSGSYYQAVDYSAISDLDDVTFCEWLTKEVGVAAIPVSVFYHTQPAGQQVVRLCFAKKDETLMEALNKLKAL
- a CDS encoding succinate dehydrogenase/fumarate reductase iron-sulfur subunit, whose protein sequence is MNLTLQVWRQNGPNDKGRMEEHKLSGISPDQSFLEMMDVLNEQLVESGKEPVAFDHDCREGICGACSMFINGEAHGPGRGITTCQLHMRSFNDGDTIYIEPWRSAAFPVIKDLMTDRSSFDRIIQAGGFVSVNTSGNTLDANAIPIPKEDADKAFDAATCIGCGACVATCKNGSAMLFTSAKVSQLSLLPQGKVEASDRVLNMVKQMDLEGFGNCTNTGACEVECPKGISLENIARMNREYLVAAVTD